The DNA segment CAGAATCCTGCGCTGCCGATCGCTGAGCACGGAAGTGTCGTTGAGCTGGGAATCGTCGAGGTGCACCCGGAAGATCTTGCCTCATCCACACCCCTGCGACCGCCGCGGCTCGCTGAAAACGGGCCGGAGCCGGCCACTCACAGTGACCGGCTCCGGAAATCCCGATGTCAGGACTTGAAGACGTCCTTGATCTTCTTACCGGCGTCCTTGACGTTCTCGCCGGCCTGCTTGAGGTGCGACTCGTTCTGGTCGGCCTTGCCCTCAGCCTCGAGACGCTCGTCGTCCGTAGCGCGGCCGACGCCCTCCTTGACCTTGCCGCCGAACTCCTCGGCCTTGTTGTCAACCTTGTCGTCGAACGCCATGAGAACAACCTCCTCTGTCTGTCCGTCCACAGATGAGGTACCCGCAGGGAGACGTTCCCTAACTTCTAGTGGGGATGGAACGCGAACGGATCCGGCAATCCCCGCCAGGCGTCGAAGCCGTCCGCCAGTTCCTCGTCGGTGAGCAGGCAGGCGGTGAGCGTCCGGTCGAGATCCTCGGCGTCCAGGTCGATGCCGATGAAGGCGAGCTGGTGGTGGCGGTCACCGTAGTAGTGGTCCCAGTCGAGCGTCGCCGCGATCCGCCGCTCGGGATGCACCTCATTCCACGAGGAGTCGGGCAGATCGGCGAGCCAGCCGCCGGCGCCTTCGATGCGCAGCACACTCGCCGACTCCCAGGAGAGGACCATGTCGGGACGACTGGCGAGCCAGAAGTGACCGCGCGAGCGCACCACCCGGCCGGTGATCCGTTCCAGGGCGGTGTGCAGGCGGGCCGGGTGGAATGGCCGTTTCTGACGGAACACGCAGGAGACCACACCATCGACGGCCATCGGTTCGTGGATGCCTACCGCGTGGCCGCTCAACCCGCGGATCGCCGGCATCAGCGGGGTGCGGTGCGGCGTCGGGCGGTGGATCTCGGCGGTGAGCTCGTCGCGTACCGTCGCCCAGGGCGCCAGCCGGCGCAGCAACGTCCGGAGCTGCTCAGACTCCCAGTCCTCATCGCCCTCCGGGCGGCCGATCACGATCACCGCGTCGGCTTGCTCTATCTGCCGTGCGATCAGGTCCGCGATGCGCCGATCATCAAGAGCGTGGGTGTACGGGTCGACCGAGCACACGGGATTGTCATTCGCCAGCCCGTCAAGCACTTGATCGGCCGCGACCGCGGTACACACCATGCCGAGCCGCACATCGTCGGGCACGTCCGATTCTGACCAGGCGATCCGCACGTCGTCCGGCTCGTACCGCTCCGGCAGCAGCGTGACCACCGACGGCGCCCCCACCCGCCGCGCCTCCTTGACCACCACCTTGATCAGCGCCTGCGCCGCAAGCCCGGACGCCCGCAGATCGAGCACCGCCACCCCGTCCAGCCGCTGAACCGCGGCATCGGTCGCATAAGGCCAGAAACCGGCCAGCGGGATGACCAGAGTCGAAGTGCTCTCAGGCGCCATAACCGGATCTTGCCGCCTCCGGCCCGCCCGCAAATCCTCCAGAAAGCTGTGCCGGCCGCCACACCAGCCCCTTTTCCGGTCGGCAGTCGACCCCTTGAGGTGCTGTGTCCACCCGGCGATCGTCCAAGATCCGCGAGAGGGGGCGCGGGGGGGACTGTAAGAAAAACGGTGTAACTCCTGATCAAGGAGACACCAGATGACCGTGACGATCGATGCCACCGTGGATACTTCGGCGGTGGCCAAGAAGAAGGATCCGGCAACCACCCCGGAAGGCGTGGATGCCGAGCTAGTCGGCCAGCTGGTCGAGCAGGCCCGCGCAGCGGGCCTGCAACTGACCGGCGAAGGCGGTCTGCTGCAGCAGTTGACCAAGCGAGTGATCGAAGCCGCCCTCGATGGTGAGATCACCGATCACCTCGGCTATGAGAAACACGACCCGGCCGGCAAAGACGGCGGCAACTCCCGTAACGGGACCCGGGCCAAGACCGTGCTGACCGATGTCGGCCCGGTCGAGATCACCGTGCCGCGCGATCGCGACGCCTCGTTCGAGCCGCAGATCGTCAAGAAGCGGCAACGTCGGCTGACTGGTGTCGAGGACATGGTCCTG comes from the Actinoplanes sp. OR16 genome and includes:
- a CDS encoding CsbD family protein, giving the protein MAFDDKVDNKAEEFGGKVKEGVGRATDDERLEAEGKADQNESHLKQAGENVKDAGKKIKDVFKS
- a CDS encoding GTP-binding protein, giving the protein MAPESTSTLVIPLAGFWPYATDAAVQRLDGVAVLDLRASGLAAQALIKVVVKEARRVGAPSVVTLLPERYEPDDVRIAWSESDVPDDVRLGMVCTAVAADQVLDGLANDNPVCSVDPYTHALDDRRIADLIARQIEQADAVIVIGRPEGDEDWESEQLRTLLRRLAPWATVRDELTAEIHRPTPHRTPLMPAIRGLSGHAVGIHEPMAVDGVVSCVFRQKRPFHPARLHTALERITGRVVRSRGHFWLASRPDMVLSWESASVLRIEGAGGWLADLPDSSWNEVHPERRIAATLDWDHYYGDRHHQLAFIGIDLDAEDLDRTLTACLLTDEELADGFDAWRGLPDPFAFHPH